A section of the Rhizomicrobium sp. genome encodes:
- a CDS encoding zinc-finger domain-containing protein, which translates to MPIEAPEIIEVDDTRVKCEGIGGALGHPRVYLEMGDKDFVECPYCDRKFVLKKGAHRH; encoded by the coding sequence ATGCCCATCGAAGCCCCCGAAATCATCGAAGTCGACGATACCCGCGTGAAGTGCGAGGGCATTGGCGGCGCGCTCGGCCATCCGCGCGTCTATCTGGAGATGGGCGACAAGGATTTCGTCGAGTGCCCCTATTGCGACCGCAAATTCGTCCTGAAGAAGGGGGCGCATCGGCATTGA
- a CDS encoding cob(I)yrinic acid a,c-diamide adenosyltransferase, whose product MVTLNRIYTKTGDTGETALGDGSRRPKYDLRIAAYGTVDEANCAVGLARLHTTGELDAMLSRIQNDLFDLGADLCAPEDGRRGGERLRIAESQVERLEREIDAMNEGLAPLQSFVLPGGTAAAAHLHLARAIVRRAERLAVELAEAEKVSAVAIRYLNRLSDHLFVASRFANDGGAKDVLWIPGANR is encoded by the coding sequence ATGGTCACGCTGAACCGCATCTATACGAAGACCGGGGATACGGGCGAAACCGCGCTGGGGGACGGTTCGCGCCGGCCGAAATACGATCTGCGGATCGCGGCCTATGGGACCGTCGACGAGGCCAATTGCGCCGTCGGGCTGGCGCGGCTTCACACGACCGGCGAGCTCGACGCGATGCTGTCGCGCATCCAGAACGACCTGTTCGATCTGGGCGCCGATCTCTGCGCCCCGGAGGACGGGCGGCGCGGCGGCGAGCGGCTGCGCATCGCGGAGTCGCAGGTCGAGCGGCTGGAGCGCGAGATCGATGCGATGAATGAAGGCCTGGCGCCGCTCCAGTCTTTCGTCCTGCCGGGCGGGACGGCGGCGGCGGCGCATCTGCATCTGGCCCGCGCCATCGTGCGGCGCGCCGAGCGGCTGGCCGTCGAATTGGCAGAGGCGGAAAAGGTGAGCGCGGTCGCGATCCGCTATCTCAACCGGCTGTCGGATCACCTGTTCGTCGCGAGCCGCTTTGCCAATGACGGTGGCGCCAAGGACGTGCTCTGGATTCCCGGCGCCAACCGATAG
- the pnp gene encoding polyribonucleotide nucleotidyltransferase, giving the protein MFTVHKESFEWGGRTLTLETGKVARQADGSVVATYGETVVLATVVGAPSPREGIDFFPLTVNYQERYYAAGKIPGGYFKRERAPTERETLISRLIDRPIRPLFAEGYRNETQVVVQVLSHDMENDPDIVALVAASAALTISGIPFMGPIGAARVGYIDGEYKLNPPIDDYANSKLDLVVAGTADAVLMVESEAQELSEQVMLGAVMFGHREMQHAIDAIIKLAEKAAKEPRPLPDVGTHVLAMEIEKVAGINLAGAFQIPVKFERRDRIAEIKKKTAEYFVGEGDGKVSAKEFGNLFHDLEAKVMRNAVLDTKTRIDGRNLTTVRPIVAEVGILPRTHGSALFTRGETQALVVTTLGTTEDEQFMDQLEGTVKQNFMLHYNFPPYSVGETGRMGAPGRREIGHGKLAWRAIHPMLPAKEEFPYTLRVVSEITESNGSSSMATVCGTSLALMDAGVPLKKPTAGIAMGLILEGERFAVLSDILGDEDHLGDMDFKVAGTEDGITALQMDIKISGITEEIMKVALDQAKHGRIHILGEMNKAIDHARGELGEHAPRIEQIKIPTDKIREVIGSGGKVIREIVEKTGAKINIEDDGTVKIASADGESIKAALKWIKGIVAEPEVGEIYDGKIVKVMDFGAFVNFFGPKDGLVHVSELAASRVNKPSDVVKEGQAVKVKLLGFDDRGKVRLSMKQVDQVTGEDLSKKAKSDAPAAE; this is encoded by the coding sequence ATGTTTACCGTACACAAGGAATCGTTCGAATGGGGCGGCAGAACGCTGACGCTCGAAACCGGCAAGGTCGCCCGCCAGGCCGACGGCTCGGTCGTCGCCACTTACGGAGAGACGGTGGTTCTCGCCACCGTGGTCGGCGCGCCCAGCCCGCGCGAGGGAATTGATTTCTTTCCCCTCACCGTGAACTACCAGGAGCGCTATTACGCCGCCGGCAAGATCCCGGGCGGCTATTTCAAGCGCGAGCGCGCCCCGACCGAGCGTGAGACGCTGATCTCGCGCCTGATCGACCGCCCGATCCGCCCGCTGTTCGCCGAAGGCTACCGCAACGAGACCCAGGTCGTCGTGCAGGTGCTTTCGCACGACATGGAGAACGATCCCGATATCGTCGCCCTCGTCGCGGCGTCTGCGGCGCTCACCATTTCGGGCATTCCCTTCATGGGTCCGATCGGCGCCGCGCGCGTCGGCTATATCGACGGCGAGTACAAGCTGAACCCGCCGATCGACGACTATGCCAATTCCAAGCTCGACCTCGTCGTCGCCGGCACCGCCGACGCGGTGCTGATGGTGGAGTCGGAAGCGCAGGAATTGTCCGAGCAGGTGATGCTCGGTGCGGTGATGTTCGGCCATCGCGAGATGCAGCACGCGATCGACGCGATCATCAAGCTGGCGGAGAAGGCGGCCAAGGAGCCGCGGCCGCTGCCGGACGTCGGCACGCATGTGCTGGCGATGGAGATCGAGAAGGTCGCCGGCATCAACCTCGCCGGCGCGTTCCAGATCCCGGTGAAGTTCGAGCGGCGCGACCGCATCGCCGAGATCAAGAAGAAGACGGCGGAGTATTTCGTCGGCGAAGGCGACGGCAAGGTTTCCGCCAAGGAGTTCGGCAACCTCTTCCACGACCTCGAAGCCAAGGTCATGCGCAACGCGGTGCTCGACACCAAGACGCGCATCGACGGCCGGAACCTGACCACGGTGCGTCCCATCGTGGCGGAGGTCGGCATCCTGCCGCGCACCCATGGCTCGGCGCTGTTCACCCGCGGCGAGACCCAGGCGCTGGTCGTGACCACCCTCGGCACCACCGAGGACGAGCAGTTCATGGACCAGCTCGAAGGCACGGTGAAGCAGAACTTCATGCTGCACTACAACTTCCCGCCCTACAGCGTGGGTGAGACGGGCCGCATGGGCGCTCCCGGCCGGCGCGAGATCGGCCACGGCAAGCTCGCCTGGCGCGCGATCCATCCGATGCTGCCGGCCAAGGAAGAGTTCCCCTACACGCTCCGCGTCGTGTCGGAGATCACCGAGTCCAACGGCTCGTCGTCGATGGCGACCGTCTGCGGCACCAGCCTCGCGCTGATGGACGCCGGCGTTCCCCTGAAGAAGCCGACCGCGGGTATCGCGATGGGCCTCATCCTGGAAGGCGAGCGCTTCGCGGTGCTCTCCGACATCCTGGGTGACGAGGATCATCTCGGCGACATGGACTTCAAGGTGGCCGGCACCGAAGACGGCATCACCGCGCTCCAGATGGACATCAAGATCTCCGGCATCACCGAGGAGATCATGAAGGTGGCGCTGGACCAGGCCAAGCATGGCCGCATCCACATCCTGGGCGAGATGAACAAGGCGATCGATCACGCCCGCGGCGAACTCGGCGAGCACGCCCCGCGCATCGAGCAGATCAAGATCCCGACCGACAAGATCCGCGAAGTGATCGGCTCGGGCGGCAAGGTGATCCGCGAGATCGTCGAGAAGACCGGCGCCAAGATCAACATCGAGGACGACGGCACGGTGAAGATCGCTAGCGCCGACGGCGAGTCGATCAAGGCCGCGTTGAAGTGGATCAAGGGCATCGTGGCCGAGCCCGAGGTCGGCGAGATCTATGACGGCAAGATCGTCAAGGTCATGGACTTCGGCGCCTTCGTGAACTTCTTCGGACCCAAGGACGGCCTCGTCCATGTGTCGGAACTGGCCGCGAGCCGCGTCAACAAGCCGTCCGACGTGGTCAAGGAAGGCCAGGCGGTGAAGGTGAAGCTTCTCGGCTTCGACGACCGCGGCAAGGTCCGCCTGTCGATGAAGCAGGTCGACCAGGTCACCGGCGAGGACCTCTCCAAGAAGGCGAAGTCGGACGCCCCCGCGGCCGAGTAA
- the rpsO gene encoding 30S ribosomal protein S15 codes for MITPERKKEVVAQYATKEGDTGSPEVQVAVLSERINNLTDHFKQHAKDNHSRRGLIKMVSTRRKLLDYVKASDVARYNSLIERLGLRR; via the coding sequence ATGATTACCCCGGAACGCAAGAAGGAAGTCGTTGCGCAATACGCGACCAAGGAAGGCGACACCGGTTCGCCGGAAGTCCAGGTCGCGGTGCTCAGCGAACGCATCAACAATTTGACCGATCACTTCAAGCAGCACGCGAAGGACAACCATTCGCGCCGCGGCCTGATCAAGATGGTCTCGACGCGCCGCAAGCTGCTCGACTACGTCAAGGCGAGCGACGTGGCGCGCTACAATTCGCTGATCGAACGCCTAGGGCTTCGCCGCTGA
- the truB gene encoding tRNA pseudouridine(55) synthase TruB, producing the protein MGRRKKGQPVNGWVIIDKPQGMTSTQVVGAVRRIFDARKAGHAGTLDPMATGVLAVALGEATKTVPYAMDSEKTYRFTAHWGEARDSDDAEGKVTGTSGRRPTKDEIESALPRFTGAIVQVPPAYSAIKVQGERAYDLAREGEIVELAPRTVEVYESRLLGQPDPDHAVFEIRCGKGTYVRSWVRDLALALGTVGHVCQLRRTRVGGFTEEMAIPLAREGGNVHIPAAFEHLRPIATALDGIPALAVTGPDAVRLRSGNPILIRANHFAQITEGRGETDDLQGLTVFLQTSEGEPVALAELALGELRPFRVFNL; encoded by the coding sequence ATGGGACGCAGGAAGAAGGGCCAGCCGGTCAATGGCTGGGTGATCATCGACAAGCCGCAAGGCATGACCTCCACCCAGGTCGTGGGCGCGGTGCGCCGCATCTTCGACGCCCGGAAGGCCGGCCATGCGGGAACCCTCGATCCGATGGCGACCGGCGTGCTCGCGGTGGCGCTCGGCGAGGCGACCAAGACCGTGCCTTACGCGATGGATTCGGAGAAGACCTATCGCTTCACCGCCCATTGGGGCGAGGCGCGCGACAGCGACGATGCCGAGGGCAAGGTCACCGGGACGTCCGGCAGGCGCCCCACGAAAGACGAGATCGAATCGGCGCTCCCCCGCTTCACCGGCGCCATCGTCCAGGTGCCGCCGGCCTACTCCGCGATCAAGGTCCAGGGCGAGCGGGCCTATGACCTGGCGCGGGAAGGCGAGATCGTGGAACTCGCCCCCCGCACGGTGGAGGTCTATGAGTCCCGCCTGCTCGGCCAGCCCGATCCGGACCATGCCGTGTTCGAAATCCGTTGCGGCAAAGGGACTTACGTCCGTTCCTGGGTCCGCGACCTGGCGCTCGCCCTGGGCACGGTGGGCCATGTCTGCCAGCTCCGCCGCACCCGGGTCGGCGGATTTACCGAAGAAATGGCGATCCCCCTAGCGCGGGAGGGGGGTAATGTGCATATTCCCGCCGCTTTTGAGCACTTGAGGCCCATTGCGACCGCGCTGGACGGCATCCCGGCGCTGGCCGTCACGGGCCCGGATGCGGTCCGTCTTCGAAGCGGCAATCCGATCCTGATCCGCGCGAACCATTTCGCGCAGATCACGGAAGGCCGGGGCGAGACCGACGATCTTCAAGGGCTCACGGTTTTTCTTCAGACCTCTGAGGGCGAGCCGGTGGCGCTGGCGGAACTCGCATTGGGCGAGCTTCGGCCATTCCGTGTTTTCAACCTCTGA